The window GCACGGAGGTCAGGCCGCGGCCGCCGAACTCGGCGGGGCCGGTGATCCAGCCGAAGCCGCCCGTGTGGCGGGCCTTCTGCCAGGCCTTCGCCTCGGCGACCTTCGCGGCGTCGACGTCCGGCGGGTCGGTGCTGAAGTAGACGACCTGGTCGTCGCCGACGCCCCACTGGACGGCCTGGCCGCCGCCGGCGCGCCGGGTCGCGTGGGCGTCGAGGAAGGCACGTGCCTCCTCGACGAAGGAGTCTGTGTCGCTCGGCATCCGCGGGTCTCCTTGGCCGTGGGAATGAGGTGCCGCGGGCGTCGTGGGGCGCCCGTCGGCGGACGGGGTGCGGGCCGGTCAGGCGCCCATGCTCAGGCCGCCGTCGACGGTCACCACCGACCCGGTGACGTAGCTGGCGCGCTCGTCGAGCAGGAAGGCGACGGCGTGGGCAAGCTCCGCCGGGTCGCCGCGGCGACCCATCGGGATGAGGCCGCGGATGGCCTCCTGCGACGAGGGCGCCATCGCGTGGGTCATGTCGGTCTCGAAGACACCGGGCACGACGAGGTTGACGGTGATGCCCCTGCGCGCGACGGCCCTGGCCAGCGACCGGGTCAGGCCCGCCAGTCCCGCCTTCGCCGCTCCGTAGCCGACCTGCGAGGGATGGCCCATGGGGGCGGTGACCGAGCCGATGTTGACGATCCGGCCGAACCGCTGCCGCTCCATCGGCTCCAGCGCCGCCTGTGCCAGGTGCCACGGGCCGGACAGGTTGACCCGCAGCGCCAGGTCCCATTCGTCCGCGGTCAGCCGCGCGGCCTTGTTCTCCACCAGCAGGCCGGCGTTGTTGACCAGGTGATCGAGGCGGCCATGGGTCGCGACCACGTCGGCGACGAGTCCGCGCGCGAACGCGCGGTCGCCGACGTCGCCCGGGTGCAGGCTCACCGAGCCGCCGGTGTCGGCCAGGCGGTCTCGCAGCGCCCGCGCCCTGTCGTGGTCGCCGGCGTAGACCGCCGCGACGTGCGCCCCACCGGCCACCAGCAGCTCGGTGACCGCGGCGCCGAGGCCGCGGGTGCCGCCCGTGACGATCGCGACCCGTCCCTGCACGCTTTCTCCCTCGTCGTCGCCTGTTCCCGGCTGTCGCCGGCCG of the Pseudofrankia saprophytica genome contains:
- a CDS encoding 3-oxoacyl-ACP reductase family protein, whose protein sequence is MQGRVAIVTGGTRGLGAAVTELLVAGGAHVAAVYAGDHDRARALRDRLADTGGSVSLHPGDVGDRAFARGLVADVVATHGRLDHLVNNAGLLVENKAARLTADEWDLALRVNLSGPWHLAQAALEPMERQRFGRIVNIGSVTAPMGHPSQVGYGAAKAGLAGLTRSLARAVARRGITVNLVVPGVFETDMTHAMAPSSQEAIRGLIPMGRRGDPAELAHAVAFLLDERASYVTGSVVTVDGGLSMGA